The proteins below come from a single Alligator mississippiensis isolate rAllMis1 chromosome 2, rAllMis1, whole genome shotgun sequence genomic window:
- the LOC102560956 gene encoding acyl-coenzyme A thioesterase 1 isoform X3, translating to MAAGGLCSAAAAARAVSRGWRGAATLAVHPAAGLADEAVETRALGLSPRQAVTLRALATAELGGSLFASCAHYEADAGGRLELARAAALGGDFRGLEPMGLFWSLAPAALEPPYRRLVPRGLRPLCVDLLLHDGHSPAGALPGPLLARARLERCFTAPGVRRVRLKEGRVRGSLFLPAGDGPFPGVIDMFGDEGGLTEYRASLLANRGFAALSLPYFDFEDLPRVMKDLNFQYFEEAVRFLQHHPKALILQSLLKQTPTEFQAELSLNNNLIIN from the exons ATGGCGGCGGGCGGGCTGTgcagcgcggcggcggcggcgcgggccgTGTCGCGGGGCTGGCGCGGGGCAGCCACGCTGGCGGTGCACCCTGCGGCGGGGCTGGCGGACGAGGCGGTGGAGACGCGGGCGCTGGGGCTGAGTCCGCGGCAGGCGGTGACGCTGCGGGCGCTGGCGACGGCGGAGCTGGGCGGCAGCCTCTTCGCGTCGTGCGCCCACTACGAGGCGGACGCGGGCGGGCGGCTGGAGCTGGCGCGGGCTGCGGCGCTGGGCGGCGATTTCCGCGGCCTGGAGCCCATGGGGCTCTTCTGGAGCCTAGCGCCGGCCGCGCTGGAGCCGCCCTACCGGCGACTCGTGCCGCGCGGCCTGCGCCCGCTCTGCGTCGACCTGCTGCTGCACGACGGCCACAGCCCGGCCGGCGCCCTGCCCGGGCCCCTGCTCGCCCGCGCCCGCCTCGAGCGCTGCTTCACGGCGCCCGGCGTGCGCAGGGTCCGCCTCAAGGAGGGCCGCGTCCGCGGCAGCCTCTTCCTGCCCGCCG GGGATGGACCCTTTCCAGGAGTGATCGATATGTTTGGTGATGAAGGGGGGTTGACTGAGTACCGAGCTAGTCTTCTAGCTAATCGTGGCTTTGCTGCTCTTTCCCTGCCATATTTTGACTTTGAAGATCTGCCCAGGGTCATGAAAGATTTGAACTTTCAATACTTTGAGGAGGCAGTTAGATTTCTGCAGCATCACCCAAAG gctCTGATTCTGCAGTCCTTACTCAAGCAAACTCCCACAGAATTTCAAGCAGAACTCTCactaaataataatttaattattaattaa
- the LOC102560956 gene encoding acyl-coenzyme A thioesterase 1 isoform X1, translating to MAAGGLCSAAAAARAVSRGWRGAATLAVHPAAGLADEAVETRALGLSPRQAVTLRALATAELGGSLFASCAHYEADAGGRLELARAAALGGDFRGLEPMGLFWSLAPAALEPPYRRLVPRGLRPLCVDLLLHDGHSPAGALPGPLLARARLERCFTAPGVRRVRLKEGRVRGSLFLPAGDGPFPGVIDMFGDEGGLTEYRASLLANRGFAALSLPYFDFEDLPRVMKDLNFQYFEEAVRFLQHHPKVKGPGIGVIGTGKGAELAFSMITYLPEVVAAVCISGCSFHTVTDLHYGEKTLPALRFDMSKVIVSENGVFDIFEALDDPRDPANSHCCIPIEKAEGHFLLVVGEADRNWKSSLYAELAIERLRHHGKDNFTLLSYPGAGHQIDPPSTPFCLVAIDRVLRVPVLGGGESRAHAYAQEDSWWKIQKFLRLHLG from the exons ATGGCGGCGGGCGGGCTGTgcagcgcggcggcggcggcgcgggccgTGTCGCGGGGCTGGCGCGGGGCAGCCACGCTGGCGGTGCACCCTGCGGCGGGGCTGGCGGACGAGGCGGTGGAGACGCGGGCGCTGGGGCTGAGTCCGCGGCAGGCGGTGACGCTGCGGGCGCTGGCGACGGCGGAGCTGGGCGGCAGCCTCTTCGCGTCGTGCGCCCACTACGAGGCGGACGCGGGCGGGCGGCTGGAGCTGGCGCGGGCTGCGGCGCTGGGCGGCGATTTCCGCGGCCTGGAGCCCATGGGGCTCTTCTGGAGCCTAGCGCCGGCCGCGCTGGAGCCGCCCTACCGGCGACTCGTGCCGCGCGGCCTGCGCCCGCTCTGCGTCGACCTGCTGCTGCACGACGGCCACAGCCCGGCCGGCGCCCTGCCCGGGCCCCTGCTCGCCCGCGCCCGCCTCGAGCGCTGCTTCACGGCGCCCGGCGTGCGCAGGGTCCGCCTCAAGGAGGGCCGCGTCCGCGGCAGCCTCTTCCTGCCCGCCG GGGATGGACCCTTTCCAGGAGTGATCGATATGTTTGGTGATGAAGGGGGGTTGACTGAGTACCGAGCTAGTCTTCTAGCTAATCGTGGCTTTGCTGCTCTTTCCCTGCCATATTTTGACTTTGAAGATCTGCCCAGGGTCATGAAAGATTTGAACTTTCAATACTTTGAGGAGGCAGTTAGATTTCTGCAGCATCACCCAAAG GTGAAAGGGCCAGGAATCGGAGTGATTGGAACAGGGAAAGGGGCAGAATTGGCATTCTCCATGATCACCTACCTGCCAGAGGTGGTAGCTGCTGTCTGTATCTCTGGCTGTAGCTTCCACACAGTCACTGACCTTCATTATGGTGAGAAGACACTGCCCGCACTGCGCTTTGACATGAGCAAGGTCATTGTTTCTGAGAATGGTGTGTTTGACATCTTTGAAGCACTGGATGACCCAAGGGATCCAGCCAATTCCCATTGCTGCATCCCCATAGAAAAAGCAGAGGGTCATTTCCTCTTGGTGGTCGGAGAGGCTGACCGTAACTGGAAGAGCTCGTTATATGCTGAACTGGCAATTGAGCGCCTACGCCATCATGGGAAAGACAACTTTACACTCTTGAGTTATCCAGGAGCAGGCCACCAAATCGATCCCCCCTCAACCCCATTTTGCCTGGTAGCCATAGATCGTGTTCTCAGGGTGCCTGTTCttggtggtggggagagcagagcACACGCTTATGCTCAGGAAGACTCCTGGTGGAAGATTCAGAAGTTCCTGCGCTTGCATTTGGGATAA
- the LOC102560956 gene encoding acyl-coenzyme A thioesterase 1 isoform X2, producing MAAGGLCSAAAAARAVSRGWRGAATLAVHPAAGLADEAVETRALGLSPRQAVTLRALATAELGGSLFASCAHYEADAGGRLELARAAALGGDFRGLEPMGLFWSLAPAALEPPYRRLVPRGLRPLCVDLLLHDGHSPAGALPGPLLARARLERCFTAPGVRRVRLKEGRVRGSLFLPAGDGPFPGVIDMFGDEGGLTEYRASLLANRGFAALSLPYFDFEDLPRVMKDLNFQYFEEAVRFLQHHPKVKGPGIGVIGTGKGAELAFSMITYLPEVVAAVCISGCSFHTVTDLHYGSDSAVLTQANSHRISSRTLTK from the exons ATGGCGGCGGGCGGGCTGTgcagcgcggcggcggcggcgcgggccgTGTCGCGGGGCTGGCGCGGGGCAGCCACGCTGGCGGTGCACCCTGCGGCGGGGCTGGCGGACGAGGCGGTGGAGACGCGGGCGCTGGGGCTGAGTCCGCGGCAGGCGGTGACGCTGCGGGCGCTGGCGACGGCGGAGCTGGGCGGCAGCCTCTTCGCGTCGTGCGCCCACTACGAGGCGGACGCGGGCGGGCGGCTGGAGCTGGCGCGGGCTGCGGCGCTGGGCGGCGATTTCCGCGGCCTGGAGCCCATGGGGCTCTTCTGGAGCCTAGCGCCGGCCGCGCTGGAGCCGCCCTACCGGCGACTCGTGCCGCGCGGCCTGCGCCCGCTCTGCGTCGACCTGCTGCTGCACGACGGCCACAGCCCGGCCGGCGCCCTGCCCGGGCCCCTGCTCGCCCGCGCCCGCCTCGAGCGCTGCTTCACGGCGCCCGGCGTGCGCAGGGTCCGCCTCAAGGAGGGCCGCGTCCGCGGCAGCCTCTTCCTGCCCGCCG GGGATGGACCCTTTCCAGGAGTGATCGATATGTTTGGTGATGAAGGGGGGTTGACTGAGTACCGAGCTAGTCTTCTAGCTAATCGTGGCTTTGCTGCTCTTTCCCTGCCATATTTTGACTTTGAAGATCTGCCCAGGGTCATGAAAGATTTGAACTTTCAATACTTTGAGGAGGCAGTTAGATTTCTGCAGCATCACCCAAAG GTGAAAGGGCCAGGAATCGGAGTGATTGGAACAGGGAAAGGGGCAGAATTGGCATTCTCCATGATCACCTACCTGCCAGAGGTGGTAGCTGCTGTCTGTATCTCTGGCTGTAGCTTCCACACAGTCACTGACCTTCATTATG gctCTGATTCTGCAGTCCTTACTCAAGCAAACTCCCACAGAATTTCAAGCAGAACTCTCactaaataa